In Prescottella soli, a genomic segment contains:
- a CDS encoding GOLPH3/VPS74 family protein, translating to MTPLIAEDLLLLLLDDESGGPVVDGTRLPRVLAGAVLLELALDGYVTPAEDGEDVKKGRLAVRREATPGDPILAGAVEVIRESRRPMKPETAIEKLDTEMREAVFERVVDRGWVRESRRKILGIFPSKTWPAVDESHERGVRRDLEQVLVEGLDPNPRTAALISLLSAVDAVAKVFPDADRKAIRKRAKDIAEEEWAGAAVRKAVDAINTAVFVAVMVPAMTAGTS from the coding sequence ATGACGCCGCTCATCGCCGAAGACCTGCTGCTGCTTCTGCTCGACGACGAGTCCGGCGGACCGGTCGTCGACGGCACGCGACTTCCGCGGGTGCTGGCCGGCGCGGTCCTGCTGGAGCTGGCGCTCGACGGGTACGTCACGCCCGCCGAGGACGGGGAGGACGTGAAGAAGGGGCGCCTCGCCGTCCGGCGGGAAGCGACTCCCGGCGATCCGATCCTCGCCGGCGCCGTCGAGGTGATCCGTGAGTCCCGGCGTCCGATGAAGCCCGAGACCGCGATCGAGAAGCTCGACACCGAGATGCGGGAAGCCGTCTTCGAACGGGTCGTCGACCGCGGCTGGGTCCGCGAGAGTCGACGCAAGATCCTCGGCATCTTCCCGAGCAAGACCTGGCCTGCGGTCGACGAGAGCCACGAGCGCGGGGTCCGACGCGACCTCGAGCAGGTGCTCGTCGAGGGACTCGATCCGAATCCGCGCACCGCGGCGCTCATCTCGCTGCTGTCCGCCGTGGACGCCGTCGCCAAGGTGTTCCCGGACGCCGATCGCAAGGCGATCCGTAAGCGCGCCAAGGACATTGCCGAGGAGGAGTGGGCGGGAGCGGCGGTCCGCAAGGCTGTCGACGCGATCAACACCGCCGTCTTCGTGGCGGTCATGGTGCCGGCGATGACGGCCGGGACGTCCTAG
- a CDS encoding Dyp-type peroxidase: MADISRRQLFGVGAAAIGGVGLGLGTGAVVARPAKAEVVAETVPFHGEHQAGIETPPPAHTTFVGLDLKPGTDRAALVRMMRVWTDDAARLTAGRGALADTEAELATAPARLTVTVGFGPGVFRAAGLEDRRPSWCKPLPPFEIDKLEPRWNDGDILLQVGSDDPVTVAHAVRVLLKDARGTTTVRWVQRGFRRARGSEPEGTTMRNLMGQVDGTINPKGGSGDFTDVVWNDGAEQSWMAGGTSVVIRRIHLDLDGWDELDGPGRDEVMGRRMSDGAPLTGESEFDTPDFDAVGPGALKIIPEFSHIARARPMAPRERFLRRAYNYDEAPDGVGVSDSGLIFVAYQADVDVQYVPVQQRLAEADMFNQWSTPVGSAVFAIPPGCREGEYLGEGLLG; this comes from the coding sequence GTGGCTGATATCAGCCGTCGGCAGTTGTTCGGGGTCGGCGCCGCCGCGATCGGCGGCGTCGGCCTCGGCCTCGGCACGGGTGCGGTCGTAGCGCGACCGGCGAAGGCCGAGGTGGTCGCGGAGACCGTTCCGTTCCACGGTGAGCACCAGGCCGGGATCGAGACGCCGCCGCCCGCGCACACCACGTTCGTCGGACTCGATCTCAAGCCGGGGACCGATCGCGCCGCGCTGGTCCGGATGATGAGGGTCTGGACCGACGACGCCGCCCGGCTGACCGCCGGGCGGGGCGCGCTCGCCGACACCGAGGCCGAACTCGCGACGGCCCCGGCCCGGCTCACCGTCACGGTCGGATTCGGGCCCGGCGTGTTCCGCGCCGCGGGCCTCGAGGACCGTCGACCGTCGTGGTGCAAGCCGCTGCCGCCGTTCGAGATCGACAAGCTCGAGCCGCGGTGGAACGACGGCGACATCCTGCTGCAGGTGGGATCCGACGACCCGGTCACGGTCGCGCACGCGGTGCGCGTCCTACTCAAGGACGCGCGGGGCACCACGACCGTCCGCTGGGTCCAGCGCGGGTTCCGCCGCGCGCGGGGCAGCGAACCCGAGGGCACCACGATGCGCAACCTGATGGGGCAGGTCGACGGCACGATCAACCCGAAGGGCGGCAGCGGCGACTTCACGGACGTCGTCTGGAACGACGGCGCCGAGCAGTCGTGGATGGCGGGCGGCACGTCGGTCGTCATCCGACGCATCCACCTCGACCTTGACGGGTGGGACGAGCTCGACGGTCCCGGCCGTGACGAGGTGATGGGACGCCGGATGTCCGACGGTGCGCCACTGACCGGTGAATCGGAGTTCGACACACCGGATTTCGACGCGGTCGGGCCCGGTGCGCTGAAGATCATCCCCGAGTTCTCGCACATCGCGCGGGCGCGGCCGATGGCCCCGCGGGAGCGGTTCCTACGGCGCGCGTACAACTACGACGAGGCCCCCGACGGTGTCGGGGTGTCCGACTCCGGGCTGATCTTCGTCGCCTACCAGGCGGACGTCGACGTCCAGTACGTGCCGGTGCAGCAGCGCCTCGCCGAGGCGGACATGTTCAACCAGTGGTCGACGCCCGTCGGGTCGGCGGTGTTCGCGATCCCGCCGGGATGCCGCGAGGGCGAGTACCTGGGGGAGGGCCTGCTCGGCTGA
- a CDS encoding carboxyl transferase domain-containing protein translates to MSRTRISARELIGRVFDADSFVSWDTAPLDVSPAAHYRAELDAAAAKSGVDESVITGTALLGERRVAVIACEFSFLAGSIGVAAAERIVTAIERATAEGLPLLASPTSGGTRMQEGTVAFVQMVKIAAAVAAHKTAHLPYLVYLRDPTTGGVFASWGSLGHVTIAEPGALVGFLGPRVYQALYGEKFPEGVQTSENLYSKGVIDGVASVEQLRDLVDRALNVVSDPPDDTVAIPDLTDPHDIPDVPAWQSVMVSRRADRPGIRELVRHAAATRVPLSGTGQGEVDSTVLLSLARFGGQPCVLFGQDRAGQSALNTMGPAALREARRGMRMAAELRLPLVLVIDTLGAALSREAEERGLAPEIARCISDLVTLRTPTVSVLLGQGTGGGALALLPADRVLAAQNGWLAPLPPEGASAIVHRDTTHAPQMAGAQGIRSLDLLRDGVVDAVIPETPDAAIEPVEFSRRVGSAIARELAELRDLPGDDRMTARLARYRTLGLPGR, encoded by the coding sequence ATGTCCCGCACCAGGATTTCTGCTCGGGAACTGATCGGTCGAGTGTTCGACGCCGACAGCTTCGTCTCGTGGGACACCGCCCCGCTCGACGTCTCCCCCGCCGCGCACTACCGCGCCGAACTGGACGCGGCCGCGGCCAAGTCCGGGGTCGACGAGTCCGTGATCACCGGCACCGCCCTGTTGGGCGAACGCCGCGTCGCCGTCATCGCGTGCGAGTTCTCCTTCCTCGCGGGCTCGATCGGTGTCGCCGCCGCCGAACGGATCGTCACGGCGATCGAGCGGGCCACCGCCGAGGGACTGCCGCTGCTGGCGTCCCCGACGTCGGGTGGCACGCGGATGCAGGAGGGCACGGTCGCCTTCGTGCAGATGGTCAAGATCGCCGCGGCCGTCGCCGCGCACAAGACCGCGCACCTGCCCTACCTCGTCTACCTGCGCGACCCCACCACCGGCGGCGTCTTCGCGTCGTGGGGATCGCTCGGGCACGTGACCATCGCCGAGCCGGGCGCGCTCGTCGGATTCCTCGGCCCCCGCGTCTACCAGGCGCTGTACGGCGAGAAGTTCCCCGAGGGCGTGCAGACCTCGGAGAACCTGTACAGCAAGGGGGTCATCGACGGCGTCGCCTCCGTCGAACAGTTGCGGGACCTCGTCGACCGGGCCCTGAACGTGGTGAGCGACCCGCCCGACGACACCGTCGCCATCCCGGATCTCACGGATCCGCACGACATCCCGGACGTTCCGGCGTGGCAGTCGGTGATGGTGTCACGCCGCGCCGATCGACCGGGCATCCGGGAGCTGGTGCGGCATGCCGCCGCCACCCGCGTGCCGCTCAGCGGCACCGGCCAGGGCGAGGTGGACTCGACGGTGCTGCTCTCCCTCGCCCGGTTCGGCGGGCAGCCGTGCGTGCTGTTCGGTCAGGACAGGGCCGGCCAGTCGGCCCTGAACACGATGGGGCCGGCCGCGCTGCGGGAGGCCCGCCGCGGCATGCGGATGGCCGCCGAGCTGCGCCTGCCGCTGGTGCTGGTGATCGACACCCTCGGTGCCGCGCTGTCCCGGGAGGCGGAGGAACGCGGCCTCGCGCCCGAGATCGCCCGCTGCATCTCCGACCTCGTCACCCTCCGCACCCCCACCGTGTCGGTGCTCCTCGGCCAGGGCACCGGAGGCGGCGCACTGGCACTGCTGCCGGCCGACCGCGTCCTCGCGGCCCAGAACGGCTGGCTCGCACCGCTTCCCCCGGAGGGCGCCAGCGCGATCGTGCACCGTGACACCACCCATGCGCCGCAGATGGCTGGGGCCCAGGGCATCCGGTCGCTCGATCTCCTGCGCGACGGGGTCGTCGACGCCGTCATCCCCGAGACACCCGACGCCGCGATCGAACCCGTCGAGTTCTCCCGGCGGGTCGGCTCCGCGATCGCCCGCGAACTCGCCGAGCTGCGCGACCTCCCCGGCGACGACCGGATGACCGCCCGCCTCGCCCGCTACCGGACCCTCGGCCTGCCGGGCCGCTGA
- a CDS encoding DNA alkylation repair protein: MPDAGDVTAALTEVADADDARQLQRFFKTGPGEYGEGDVFIGVRVPAVRTVAKRFVALPLDDVDALLDSPVHEQRLTGLLILVDRFARASRARGRDDKARERIAERYLAAVLRGRVNNWDLVDLSALHILGDWFYDRPRDPVFVLGADEDLWRRRVALLTTFGFIRRGDASTTLELAARVLGDRRDLTQKATGWMLREVGKRVDRGLLLGFLDRHAAEMGATALSYATEHLDADTRAHYRLLRSS, from the coding sequence ATGCCCGACGCCGGAGACGTCACAGCCGCCCTGACGGAGGTCGCCGACGCCGACGACGCGCGACAACTGCAGCGGTTCTTCAAGACCGGGCCGGGCGAGTACGGCGAGGGCGACGTGTTCATCGGCGTCCGGGTGCCCGCGGTCCGCACGGTGGCCAAGCGGTTCGTGGCGTTGCCGCTCGACGACGTCGACGCGCTCCTCGACAGTCCGGTGCACGAGCAACGGCTGACCGGCCTGCTCATTCTCGTCGACCGGTTCGCCCGGGCGAGTCGCGCCCGCGGCCGCGACGACAAGGCCCGCGAGCGCATCGCCGAGCGCTACCTGGCCGCCGTTCTCCGGGGCCGGGTGAACAACTGGGACCTGGTGGACCTGTCGGCGCTGCACATCCTCGGCGACTGGTTCTACGACCGGCCCCGCGACCCGGTGTTCGTACTCGGCGCCGACGAGGACCTGTGGCGGCGGCGCGTCGCCCTGCTCACCACGTTCGGCTTCATCCGGCGCGGGGACGCATCGACGACCCTCGAACTGGCGGCGCGGGTCCTGGGCGACCGCCGCGACCTGACCCAGAAGGCGACCGGCTGGATGCTCCGGGAGGTCGGCAAACGGGTGGACCGCGGCCTGCTGCTCGGCTTCCTCGATCGACACGCCGCGGAGATGGGTGCGACGGCACTGAGCTACGCCACCGAACACCTCGACGCGGACACCCGGGCGCACTACCGGCTACTCCGGAGTAGCTGA
- a CDS encoding ABC transporter permease, which yields MSGHNGLSPSRAIALVARREFLTQVRKKSFLVSNVIVLIAIVGAIVAASIFSGSDDESRSKIGLVGDQTLSAALVATGDAAGNPVEVTEVGDEQTARTQVESGDLDVAVVPGSGGSVTAITKSEIDTSLRIVLDGAVAAQAQNAALASQGVDAAQLADATSSAVVTVDAIDPPDPERGQRIALSMAVVVLLYMQILVFGMYVAMGVVEEKSSRVVELLLSTLRPLQLLWGKVIGIGAVGLAQLAAYGVVGVGAGVATGVLTLGGTAWGTLVGTLGWFVLGFAFFAVLYAATGSMVSRQEDVNSTAMPLTILVMAMFFSAFSAVQDPGGSLSNVLSWIPPFSAILMPLRIAAGVASATQIVGTIVLMLVVTVAMSALAARIYQRSILRMGKTVSWREALSR from the coding sequence ATGAGCGGCCACAACGGTCTCAGCCCGAGCCGCGCGATCGCGCTGGTCGCGCGGCGTGAGTTCCTGACCCAGGTGAGGAAGAAGAGTTTCCTCGTCAGCAACGTGATCGTCCTGATCGCCATCGTCGGCGCCATCGTCGCGGCGTCGATCTTCTCCGGCAGCGACGACGAGTCGCGCTCCAAGATCGGGCTCGTGGGCGACCAGACGTTGAGTGCCGCGCTGGTCGCGACCGGCGACGCGGCCGGGAACCCGGTCGAGGTGACCGAGGTCGGCGACGAGCAGACCGCGCGCACCCAGGTCGAGAGCGGCGACCTCGACGTCGCCGTCGTGCCGGGCTCCGGCGGCAGCGTCACCGCGATCACCAAGTCGGAGATCGACACGTCGCTGCGGATCGTGCTCGACGGCGCCGTCGCCGCACAGGCGCAGAACGCGGCGTTGGCCAGCCAGGGCGTGGACGCCGCGCAGCTGGCCGACGCGACCAGCTCCGCCGTCGTCACGGTCGACGCGATCGACCCGCCGGATCCCGAACGTGGACAGCGCATCGCACTGTCGATGGCCGTCGTCGTGCTGCTCTACATGCAGATCCTGGTGTTCGGCATGTACGTCGCGATGGGCGTCGTCGAGGAGAAGTCGTCCCGCGTCGTGGAGCTGCTGCTGTCGACGCTGCGTCCGCTGCAGCTGTTGTGGGGCAAGGTGATCGGCATCGGCGCAGTCGGCCTGGCGCAGCTGGCCGCGTACGGCGTCGTCGGTGTCGGCGCCGGCGTCGCAACCGGCGTCCTCACCCTGGGCGGCACCGCGTGGGGGACGCTCGTGGGCACCCTGGGCTGGTTCGTCCTCGGCTTCGCGTTCTTCGCAGTGCTCTACGCGGCGACCGGTTCGATGGTGTCGCGCCAGGAGGACGTCAACTCCACCGCGATGCCGCTCACCATCCTGGTCATGGCGATGTTCTTCTCCGCGTTCAGCGCGGTGCAGGACCCGGGCGGTTCGCTGTCGAACGTCCTGAGCTGGATTCCGCCGTTCTCCGCGATCCTCATGCCGCTGCGGATCGCCGCGGGAGTCGCCAGCGCGACCCAGATCGTGGGCACGATCGTGCTGATGCTGGTGGTCACCGTCGCGATGTCGGCCCTCGCCGCTCGCATCTACCAGCGCTCGATCCTGCGAATGGGCAAGACGGTCTCGTGGCGTGAGGCCCTCAGCCGGTAG
- a CDS encoding helix-turn-helix transcriptional regulator, whose translation MSPVRRGASLPIFNRIAVLRAERKMSRVQLAELIEVNPQTVGALERGDHYPSLDLALRICAVFELPVEAVFSRTEFGPLSTELYRTDR comes from the coding sequence ATGAGCCCGGTGCGACGTGGGGCGAGTCTCCCCATCTTCAATCGCATCGCCGTGCTGCGCGCCGAACGCAAGATGAGCCGCGTGCAGCTCGCCGAACTGATCGAGGTGAACCCACAGACCGTGGGTGCGCTCGAGCGCGGCGACCACTACCCCAGCCTCGACCTCGCGTTGCGAATCTGCGCGGTGTTCGAACTGCCGGTGGAGGCCGTGTTCTCGCGCACCGAGTTCGGTCCCCTCAGCACCGAGCTGTATCGAACCGACCGATAA
- a CDS encoding FAD-dependent oxidoreductase codes for MAHVILGHCCKDASCVRVCPQNCIHPAPGEDGFDAAETLHIDPGSCIDCTACVDACPASAIKPDHALTQAERLYATRNKEFFAQAPATPRTRPRALVELPLASPSDRLAIAVVGSGPAAMYTVRELLRRSTSISVTVYEQHDTVGGLLHRGVSLDHVGVRDMIRLFDVPFGDDRVTIVPDTEVGMDISIDELRTRFDAVILACGASQPRQVGPTNAGGGIHQAIDILVAENCGSPGVHPAPAGPTCVVIGAGNVAFDVVRWVAKTRHRASTSDRIGELVVLSRSAPEDASFTPSAFFELLDLEHTEVLIDRTGRAPRPGADSSLLRELSRLPCADVRGVHARPADTTGPLRIVLSFGQEVADLALASTDLGAVTVTTTAGRTFSADSAICATGFTTKRIDGVPLDERGVVPNHRGQVISHETGEPVEGLYVVGWAKRGASGGVGDNRTCAAETVTQLAADLRSRA; via the coding sequence GTGGCCCACGTCATCCTGGGACATTGCTGTAAGGACGCCTCGTGTGTGCGGGTGTGCCCGCAAAACTGCATTCATCCCGCCCCCGGGGAGGACGGCTTCGACGCCGCCGAGACGCTCCACATCGACCCCGGCTCGTGCATCGACTGCACCGCCTGCGTCGACGCCTGCCCGGCCTCGGCGATCAAACCCGACCATGCGCTGACCCAGGCCGAGCGCCTGTACGCCACCCGTAACAAGGAGTTCTTCGCGCAGGCTCCCGCCACGCCGCGCACCCGGCCGCGGGCCCTCGTCGAGCTGCCGCTGGCGAGCCCGAGTGACAGACTCGCGATCGCCGTCGTGGGGTCGGGGCCGGCCGCGATGTACACGGTTCGCGAACTCCTGCGGCGATCGACGTCGATCAGTGTCACCGTCTACGAGCAGCACGACACCGTCGGGGGCCTCCTGCACCGGGGCGTGTCCCTCGACCACGTCGGCGTGCGCGACATGATCCGACTCTTCGACGTACCCTTCGGCGACGACCGCGTCACGATCGTTCCCGACACGGAAGTCGGCATGGACATATCGATCGACGAACTCCGAACGAGATTCGACGCGGTCATTCTCGCCTGCGGAGCCTCGCAGCCGCGCCAAGTCGGACCCACCAACGCCGGCGGCGGCATCCACCAGGCCATCGACATCCTGGTCGCCGAGAACTGCGGGTCCCCGGGTGTCCACCCCGCGCCTGCCGGACCAACATGCGTTGTGATCGGCGCGGGAAACGTCGCGTTCGATGTGGTCCGGTGGGTCGCGAAGACGCGCCACCGGGCTTCTACGAGTGATCGGATCGGAGAACTGGTGGTCCTGTCGCGGTCGGCTCCCGAGGACGCCTCGTTCACTCCGTCCGCGTTCTTCGAGCTTCTCGACCTCGAGCACACCGAGGTGCTGATCGACCGCACCGGCCGCGCGCCCCGGCCCGGCGCGGACAGCTCACTGCTCCGCGAGCTGTCGCGCCTGCCTTGCGCCGACGTCCGCGGCGTGCACGCCCGGCCGGCCGACACCACCGGTCCACTGCGCATCGTCCTGTCGTTCGGACAGGAGGTGGCCGACCTCGCCCTCGCCTCGACCGACCTCGGCGCCGTCACGGTCACCACGACCGCCGGTCGGACCTTCTCCGCGGACTCCGCGATATGCGCCACCGGATTCACCACCAAACGGATCGACGGTGTCCCACTCGACGAACGCGGGGTCGTTCCCAACCATCGGGGACAGGTGATCTCGCACGAGACCGGCGAACCGGTGGAGGGGCTGTACGTCGTCGGCTGGGCGAAACGCGGCGCGTCCGGCGGGGTCGGCGACAACCGCACCTGCGCGGCTGAAACCGTCACACAACTCGCCGCGGACCTCCGCTCACGGGCGTGA
- a CDS encoding copper chaperone PCu(A)C — translation MKAFTRTRVLAIGVTVAAGLTLAGCSSDSKDDTKATDAASITVQDSWVKAADSGMTAMFGTIHNDSGKDVTLVSATSSASPRVELHEMAPDATGAMKMREKDGGMTIKAHDTYVLKPGADHIMLFDLPAPVKAGSDVSFTLKFSDGATTQVTTQVRDFTGARENYGSHGEAPSQAPSASPAPAADHGDMQNHGEAHSG, via the coding sequence ATGAAGGCATTCACCCGCACCCGCGTTCTCGCTATCGGCGTCACCGTCGCGGCCGGACTCACCCTCGCGGGATGCAGCAGTGACTCGAAGGACGACACGAAGGCGACCGACGCCGCATCGATCACGGTGCAGGACTCGTGGGTGAAGGCGGCGGACTCCGGTATGACCGCGATGTTCGGCACCATTCACAACGACTCCGGCAAGGACGTCACGCTCGTCTCCGCTACCTCCTCGGCCTCGCCGCGCGTCGAACTGCACGAGATGGCGCCGGATGCCACCGGTGCGATGAAGATGCGAGAGAAGGACGGAGGCATGACCATCAAGGCTCATGACACGTACGTGCTCAAGCCGGGCGCCGATCACATCATGCTGTTCGACCTGCCCGCCCCGGTGAAGGCCGGCAGCGACGTGTCGTTCACGCTGAAGTTCTCCGACGGCGCCACCACGCAGGTCACGACCCAGGTCCGCGACTTCACCGGCGCTCGCGAGAACTACGGCTCGCACGGCGAAGCCCCGAGCCAGGCCCCGAGCGCAAGCCCGGCGCCGGCCGCCGACCACGGCGACATGCAGAACCACGGTGAGGCGCACAGTGGCTGA
- a CDS encoding propionyl-CoA synthetase: protein MSTFEHAAGSNVDAYSSAFEESVEQPDSFWLAAAEAVEWDTAPTRALDDSNAPMYRWFPDAALNTCFNALDRHVRDGRGDQAALVWDSAMVPAQRTYTYSELLAEVARFAGVLAEQGVVAGDRVVIYMPMIPEAAIAMLACARIGAVHSVVFGGFAAKELATRIDDAQPVVLVTASGGLEPGRTIEYLPMVDQALGMSAHPPHTVIVKNRETIPGTAADYRDRGAAWFDWDELAADAQDAGPVSVAATDPLYILYTSGTTGKPKGVVRDNGGHAVALTWSMRNLYDIGPGRVMWTASDVGWVVGHSYIVYAPLLAGATTVMYEGKPVGTPDAGAFWRVIQEHNVSALFTAPTAIRAIRKADPEAVELAKYDISSMTTLFAAGERLDPDTYAWATEKLGVPVIDHWWQTETGWAICANLRGLEPMPIKAGSPTVPVPGYRVDIVDGEGTPVPAGTEGNIVIALPLPPGTLAGLWRDEDRYVRSYLSTFDGYYLTGDSGYVDEDGYVFVLGRSDDVINVAGHRLSTGSMEAVVASHPTVAECAVIGIHDELKGQRPSGYVVLKAGIEIEDDVLRKELVAMVREQIGAVATFRDVTVVQALPKTRSGKILRKTMRQIADNDEYTVPSTIEDPSVLEDLEKLLRG from the coding sequence ATGAGCACCTTCGAGCACGCAGCAGGTTCGAACGTCGACGCCTACTCCAGCGCCTTCGAAGAGAGCGTGGAGCAGCCGGACAGCTTCTGGCTCGCCGCCGCCGAGGCCGTCGAGTGGGACACCGCGCCGACGCGCGCGCTGGACGACTCGAACGCCCCGATGTACCGCTGGTTCCCGGACGCCGCCCTCAACACGTGCTTCAACGCCCTCGACCGGCACGTGCGCGACGGCCGCGGCGACCAGGCCGCGCTCGTCTGGGACTCGGCGATGGTGCCCGCGCAGCGGACGTACACGTACTCCGAGCTGCTCGCGGAGGTCGCCCGGTTCGCCGGCGTCCTGGCCGAGCAGGGTGTCGTCGCCGGCGACCGCGTGGTGATCTACATGCCGATGATCCCCGAGGCCGCGATCGCGATGCTCGCGTGCGCCCGCATCGGCGCCGTGCACTCGGTCGTGTTCGGCGGCTTCGCCGCCAAGGAGCTGGCCACCCGCATCGACGACGCCCAGCCCGTCGTCCTGGTCACCGCCTCCGGCGGCCTCGAGCCCGGGCGCACCATCGAGTACCTGCCGATGGTCGACCAGGCGCTGGGGATGTCGGCGCACCCGCCGCACACCGTGATCGTGAAGAACCGCGAGACCATCCCGGGCACCGCCGCCGACTACCGCGATCGCGGCGCCGCGTGGTTCGACTGGGACGAGCTGGCCGCCGACGCGCAGGACGCCGGCCCAGTCTCGGTCGCCGCGACCGATCCGCTCTACATCCTCTACACGTCCGGCACCACCGGGAAGCCCAAGGGCGTGGTCCGCGACAACGGCGGGCACGCGGTCGCGCTCACGTGGTCGATGCGCAACCTCTACGACATCGGCCCCGGCCGGGTCATGTGGACGGCGTCGGACGTCGGCTGGGTCGTCGGCCACTCCTACATCGTCTACGCCCCGCTGCTCGCCGGCGCCACCACCGTCATGTACGAGGGCAAGCCGGTGGGCACGCCGGACGCGGGCGCGTTCTGGCGAGTGATCCAGGAGCACAACGTCTCCGCGCTGTTCACCGCGCCGACGGCGATCCGCGCGATCCGCAAGGCCGACCCGGAGGCGGTCGAGCTCGCGAAGTACGACATCTCGTCGATGACGACGCTGTTCGCGGCCGGCGAGCGCCTGGATCCGGACACCTACGCGTGGGCCACCGAGAAGCTCGGCGTCCCCGTGATCGACCACTGGTGGCAGACCGAGACCGGCTGGGCGATCTGCGCGAATCTGCGCGGGCTGGAACCGATGCCGATCAAGGCCGGCTCCCCCACCGTGCCGGTGCCGGGCTACCGCGTGGACATCGTCGACGGCGAGGGCACGCCTGTCCCCGCCGGCACCGAGGGCAACATCGTCATCGCGCTGCCGCTGCCGCCGGGCACCCTCGCCGGGCTGTGGCGCGACGAGGACCGGTACGTGAGGTCGTACCTGTCGACGTTCGACGGCTACTACCTCACGGGCGACTCCGGCTACGTCGACGAGGACGGGTACGTGTTCGTCCTGGGCCGCAGCGACGACGTCATCAACGTTGCCGGACACCGTCTTTCGACCGGCAGCATGGAAGCGGTCGTCGCGTCGCACCCCACCGTCGCCGAGTGCGCGGTGATCGGCATCCACGACGAGCTCAAGGGCCAGCGTCCCAGCGGGTACGTGGTGCTCAAGGCCGGCATCGAGATCGAGGACGACGTCCTGCGCAAGGAACTGGTCGCGATGGTCCGCGAGCAGATCGGCGCCGTCGCCACGTTCCGCGACGTCACCGTCGTCCAGGCGCTGCCGAAGACCCGCTCGGGCAAGATCCTGCGCAAGACGATGCGGCAGATCGCCGACAACGACGAGTACACCGTGCCGTCGACCATCGAGGACCCGTCGGTCCTCGAGGACCTGGAGAAGCTGCTCCGCGGCTGA
- a CDS encoding ABC transporter ATP-binding protein, whose protein sequence is MTGQTLTFDGIAKRYGDVVALENLSFDVRPGEIFGFVGSNGAGKTTTMRIALGVLAADSGEVRLGGRPVDLEVRRSIGYMPEERGLYPKMKVGQQLTYFAELHGLSRSEAEDSARRWTERLGIAARVGDTVDSLSLGNQQRVQLAAALVHDPAVLILDEPFSGLDPVAVDVMSDVLVEKANTGVPVIFSSHQLDLVQRLCDRVGIISKGRMDSIGTVDELRGSGDVLLEVHAPGAPAGWADQLFGVTTVSHDGGRTVLSLGASADDQAVLHAALKTGPVHEFAVRKPSLTELFREVVSA, encoded by the coding sequence ATGACCGGCCAGACCCTCACATTCGACGGGATAGCGAAGCGCTACGGCGACGTCGTAGCGCTCGAGAACCTGAGCTTCGACGTCCGCCCCGGCGAGATCTTCGGATTCGTCGGCAGCAACGGCGCCGGCAAGACGACGACGATGCGGATCGCGCTGGGCGTCCTCGCCGCCGACAGCGGCGAGGTGCGACTCGGCGGCCGACCCGTCGATCTTGAGGTCCGTCGCTCGATCGGGTACATGCCCGAGGAACGTGGCCTCTACCCCAAGATGAAGGTGGGCCAGCAGCTCACGTACTTCGCCGAACTGCACGGACTTTCACGGAGCGAGGCCGAGGACTCGGCGCGCCGGTGGACCGAGCGCCTCGGGATCGCGGCACGCGTGGGCGACACCGTCGACTCGTTGAGCCTCGGCAATCAGCAGCGCGTGCAGCTGGCCGCCGCACTGGTGCACGACCCCGCCGTCCTCATCCTCGACGAGCCGTTCTCCGGACTCGATCCGGTGGCTGTCGACGTCATGAGCGACGTCCTCGTGGAGAAGGCGAACACCGGTGTCCCCGTGATCTTCTCGAGCCACCAGCTCGATCTCGTGCAGCGCCTGTGCGACCGGGTGGGAATCATCTCCAAGGGCCGGATGGACTCGATCGGCACCGTCGACGAACTCCGGGGCAGCGGCGACGTCCTGCTCGAGGTCCACGCCCCCGGGGCACCCGCAGGGTGGGCCGATCAGTTGTTCGGCGTCACGACCGTCAGCCACGACGGCGGCCGCACCGTGCTGTCGCTCGGCGCCAGCGCCGACGACCAGGCCGTGCTCCACGCCGCGCTGAAGACGGGACCGGTACACGAGTTCGCGGTCCGCAAGCCGTCCCTGACCGAACTGTTCCGAGAGGTGGTGTCCGCATGA